A genome region from Coffea arabica cultivar ET-39 chromosome 7e, Coffea Arabica ET-39 HiFi, whole genome shotgun sequence includes the following:
- the LOC113701719 gene encoding uncharacterized protein produces MLRSKSSRYGNADFGQKNHPSVLSRTLSASKFCRGDALASQIDSGALKSVGRRSVDRYPSKNRINRVSTMQEQMRQAEDELKTSKEQLDFAEDERSRAFNELREAKRLVYEANMKVNEVLSPRKTGELMTEVKNLKELLANSLKELKLKDEKIECLKLELQEAKQFEFKLAERDASLARWKEEFDKVKGSEAYALDLLSAGEKRIEELENEVQRGNVSEAKMLDSLASQTKQLEQIKIELEESKLEIAALNERIVSSQEPSKQNSSECNRPDRKGENEILIGDAGSTRSEQKLAKQNLSLGKKDANIALSNSKTSLDEMQLLKNELKLAIEAEEKSKKAMDDLALVLKEVATESNQAKEKLSVAYLQLEQVKGEAEQLKVIVRSTEERYEQLLDEAKKEAELHRNTADRLRVEAEETLLAWNGKEMGFVSCIKRAEEERAVAQHENARLSESLKAAEHKMRAARDESYKLRDILKQAINESNAAKAAAGLARDENSHLKDILAEKDEALYFLTQENERLRINEVAAQENVKELKQLLSIATRDRKTQSKTEDGVLRSQSFDLGNIEDETKPVRKNFSFNLKELKFSNDTEDSDQTISHEDPEKAEALKGSIFDSSTDSPRSEPRSPRLVPHHRKESSSVFTDDGDTPMSEDLDHLDNSNFDDSDSDRNHRRRRTMFRRVGDLIMRKSFSQKGTIN; encoded by the exons ATGTTACGGTCCAAATCATCAAG ATATGGGAATGCTGATTTTGGACAAAAGAATCATCCATCAGTTCTTTCTAGGACCCTCTCAGCATCCAAATTTTGTAGAGGTGATGCTTTAGCTTCACAAATTGATTCCGGCGCCCTTAAATCTGTTGGAAGAAGATCTGTTGACAGATATCCCTCCAAG AATCGGATAAATAGAGTTTCGACCATGCAAGAACAAATGAGGCAGGCCGAGGATGAGTTGAAGACGTCAAAGGAACAATTAGATTTTGCTGAGGATGAAAGAAGTCGAGCATTCAATGAACTCAGGGAGGCGAAACGATTAGTTTATGAGGCCAATATGAAGGTTAATGAGGTATTGTCCCCTAGGAAGACAGGGGAACTAATGACAGAAGTTAAGAATTTGAAGGAATTGCTGGCTAATTCActgaaagaattgaagttgaaggaTGAGAAGATTGAGTGTTTGAAGCTAGAGCTCCAAGAGGCGAAACAGTTTGAGTTTAAATTGGCTGAGAGAGATGCATCATTAGCCAGATGGAAAGAGGAATTTGATAAAGTGAAGGGGTCGGAGGCTTATGCATTGGATTTACTATCTGCAGGTGAAAAGAGGATTGAGGAACTAGAAAATGAAGTTCAAAGAGGAAATGTGTCTGAAGCCAAAATGCTCGATTCATTAGCATCCCAGACAAAACAGCTTGAGCAGATTAAGATTGAACTTGAAGAATCTAAGCTAGAAATTGCTGCTTTAAATGAGAGGATCGTGTCATCTCAGGAACCCTCCAAGCAAAATAGTAGTGAATGTAATCGACCTGACagaaagggggaaaatgaaattttgatagGGGATGCTGGGAGTACAAGGTCTGAGCAAAAATTGGCAAAGCAGAATCTGTCTCTAGGTAAGAAGGATGCTAATATTGCCTTGTCAAATTCTAAGACTTCACTTGATGAGATGCAATTACTGAAAAATGAGCTGAAATTGGCCATTGAAGCTGAAGAAAAGAGCAAGAAAGCCATGGATGATTTAGCACTGGTACTAAAGGAAGTTGCAACGGAATCCAATCAGGCAAAAGAGAAACTCAGCGTTGCATATTTGCAACTAGAACAAGTAAAGGGAGAAGCAGAACAACTGAAGGTTATTGTAAGGAGCACTGAAGAAAGGTATGAACAGCTTCTCGATGAAGCCAAAAAAGAAGCAGAGCTGCACAGAAACACCGCAGATAGATTAAGGGTAGAAGCTGAAGAAACACTTTTGGCATGGAATGGAAAGGAAATGGGCTTTGTGAGCTGCATAAAAAGAGCTGAAGAGGAAAGGGCTGTTGCTCAACATGAGAACGCCAGACTTTCTGAGTCTCTTAAAGCGGCAGAACATAAGATGAGAGCAGCAAGGGACGAGAGCTACAAACTGAGAGATATACTCAAGCAGGCTATCAATGAATCTAATGCAGCAAAAGCTGCTGCTGGACTTGCAAGAGATGAAAATTCTCACCTCAAGGATATTCTGGCCGAAAAGGATGAAGCTCTGTATTTTCTCACTCAGGAAAATGAACGGCTGAGAATCAATGAGGTTGCAGCTCAAGAAAATGTCAAGGAGTTAAAGCAACTGCTTTCTATAGCAACAAGAGATCGTAAAACTCAAAGTAAGACTGAGGATGGGGTCTTGAGGTCCCAAAGTTTTGACCTTGGGAACATTGAAGATGAGACGAAACCTGTGAGAAAGAATTTCAGCTTCAATCTCAAGGAACTGAAGTTTTCAAATGACACTGAAGATTCCGACCAGACTATTAGTCACGAGGATCCTGAAAAGGCAGAGGCGCTCAAGGGTTCAATATTTGATAGTTCAACTGATTCGCCAAGATCAGAACCCCGAAGTCCAAGACTAGTGCCTCATCATCGGAAAGAGTCTTCTTCTGTCTTTACAGATGATGGTGATACGCCAATGTCAGAAGATTTAGATCATCTAGACAATAGTAACTTCGATGATTCAGATAGTGATAGAAACCACCGGAGAAGGAGAACAATGTTTCGCAGGGTTGGAGATCTCATTATGAGAAAAAGCTTTTCACAAAAGGGAACCATTAACTGA